A DNA window from Pithys albifrons albifrons isolate INPA30051 chromosome 7, PitAlb_v1, whole genome shotgun sequence contains the following coding sequences:
- the VILL gene encoding villin-like protein, whose product MTDGDTNLPTIERKLGLQIWGIENMKMVPVPEKAYGTFFEGDCYIVLHTKRTSRGSAVDLHYWIGKDSSQDEQGAAALYVTQLDNALGGNPVQHREVQGHESETFQSYFRNGIIYKKGGVASGFKHVETNMYNIKRLLHVKGKKHVSATEVALSWDSFNKGDVFLLDLGKVLIQWNGPSCSIAEKSRGLALARSIRDSERGGRAQIGIIDNEKDSPDLMQIMRMVLGERHGELRDAIPDTKADELQKANVRLYHVYEKDNDLVVQEIATRPLTQDLLQHEDCYILDQGGFKIYVWRGKASSPEEKKAAFTRAVGFIQAKGYPASTNVEVINDGAESAMFKQLFQRWTEKNETQGLGKVYTTGKIAKVEQVKFDTTQLHARPELAAEQRMVDDASGEVEVWRIEDLQMQPVNPKTYGQFYGGDCYLVLYTYLRSGRPHYVLYMWQGRHASVDEITACALNAIELDKKYGDEAVQVRVTMGKEPRHFLAIFKGRLVIYEGGTSRAQESAPEPAIRLFQVRGTDEVNTKATEVPARASSLNSNDVFLLTTSQVCYLWCGKGCSGDEREMAKMVADIVSRRDRHTILEGQEPAEFWEALGGKAPYASEKRFQEQITHYQPRLFECSNQTGRFIMTEVVGFCQEDLDEDDVMLLDTWEEIFLWVGKASNTYERNEAIASAKEYLKTHPAGRDLATPIILVKQGYEPLNFTGWFNAWDPYKWSDGKSYEEMKSSLGDVSAISEIKVDLNNMSLNKRTLSVTTLAGSNNSNSSSEYKSHLNHSDSNSYGNSSNYNSNSSNYNSNSSPSLVPNGEAVYSREVLMHRTVDELPEGVDPTKKEYYLSDADFHDIFGKTKDEFYQMPKWKQQNEKKQCGLF is encoded by the exons ATGACAGACGGTGACACAAATCTCCCAACCATTGAGAGAAAGCTGGGACTGCAGATATGGGGCATAGAG AACATGAAGATGGTTCCTGTACCTGAAAAGGCTTATGGGACCTTTTTTGAAGGAGACTGTTACATCGTTCTGCAT aCCAAAAGGACCTCCCGTGGCTCTGCTGTGGATCTGCATTACTGGATTGGCAAGGACTCCTCTCAGGATGAGCAGGGTGCTGCAGCCCTGTACGTCACCCAGCTGGACAACGCGCTCGGGGGGAACCCTGTGCAGCACCGGGAGGTGCAGGGACACGAGTCCGAGACTTTCCAGAGCTACTTCCGCAATGGCATCAT CTACAAGAAGGGAGGGGTGGCTTCAGGATTTAAGCATGTGGAGACCAACATGTACAACATCAAGCGTCTTCTTCACGTCAAGGGCAAGAAGCATGTGTCAGCCACAGAG GTAGCACTTTCCTGGGACAGTTTCAATAAGGGTGATGTTTTCTTGCTGGACCTTGGGAAGGTGCTGATTCAGTGGAATGGACCCAGCTGCAGCATTGCTGAGAAATCCAGG GGTCTGGCTCTGGCTCGAAGCATCAGAGACAGTGAGAGGGGTGGCCGTGCCCAGATTGGCATCATTGACAATGAGAAGGACTCCCCAGACCTCATGCAGATCATGAGGATGGTGCTGGGCGAGAGGCATGGGGAGCTTCGGGATGCCATCCCGGACACAAAGGCGGATGAGCTGCAGAAAGCAAACGTCCGGCTCTACCA TGTGTATGAGAAGGACAATGACCTGGTGGTTCAGGAGATTGCCACGCGGCCCCTGACACAGGATCTGCTCCAGCACGAG GACTGCTACATTTTAGACCAAGGTGGTTTCAAAATTTACGTCTGGAGAGGAAAAGCCTCCAGcccagaagagaaaaaagcagccTTCACTCGAGCTGTG GGTTTTATCCAAGCCAAAGGCTATCCTGCATCCACCAACGTTGAAGTGATCAATGATGGGGCAGAGTCAGCCATGTTCAAACAGCTCTTCCAGAGGTGGACGGAAAAGAACGAAACTCAAGGACTGGGCAAAGTCTACACTACTGGCAAAATTG CCAAGGTGGAGCAGGTGAAGTTTGACACCACTCAGCTCCACGCCAGGCCAGAGCTGGCTGCTGAGCAGAGGATGGTCGACGATGCATCTGGGGAAGTCGAG GTGTGGAGGATTGAGGACTTGCAAATGCAGCCAGTGAATCCCAAGACATATGGGCAGTTCTATGGGGGTGATTGCTACCTGGTCCTGTACACATACCTGAGATCAGGCAGGCCCCACTATGTCCTCTACATGTGGCAG GGCCGCCACGCCTCCGTGGATGAAATCACTGCCTGTGCCCTCAATGCCATCGAGCTGGACAAGAAATACGGGGATGAGGCTGTGCAGGTGCGGGTGACGATGGGCAAGGAGCCCAGACACTTCCTGGCCATCTTCAAGGGCAGGCTGGTCATCTATGAG GGCGGCACGAGCCGCGCTCAGGAAAGCGCTCCCGAGCCAGCGATCCGCCTCTTCCAGGTGAGGGGCACAGATGAGGTGAACACAAAGGCCACCGAGGTTCCAGCCCGAGCCTCCTCCCTCAACTCCAATGATGTCTTCCTGCTGACCACCAGCCAAGTCTGCTACCTGTGGTGTGGGAAG GGATGCAGCGGAGACGAGCGGGAGATGGCCAAAATGGTAGCTGACATCGTTTCCAGACGGGACAGGCACACCATTTTGGAAGGCCAAGAGCCAGCAGAGTTCTGGGAAGCTCTGGGAGGCAAAGCACCTTATGCCAGTGAAAAGAG GTTCCAAGAGCAGATCACACACTACCAGCCTCGCCTCTTCGAGTGCTCCAACCAGACAGGTCGATTCATCATGACAGAGGTGGTGGGCTTCTGCCAGGAGGATCTGGATGAAGATGATGTCATGCTGCTGGACACATGGGAAGAG ATTTTCCTTTGGGTTGGCAAAGCCTCCAACACATACGAGAGGAACGAGGCGATTGCCTCGGCTAAGGAGTATCTCAAGACCCACCCGGCAGGGAGAGACTTGGCAACCCCAATAATCCTGGTAAAGCAGGGCTATGAACCCCTCAACTTCACAGGATGGTTCAACGCTTGGGACCCCTACAAATGGAGT GATGgcaagtcctatgaggagatGAAGAGCAGCTTAGGAGACGTGTCGGCCATATCTGAGATCAAAGTG GACCTTAACAACATGAGCCTGAACAAGAGAACCCTCAGCGTGACCACCTTGGCTGGTTCAAATAATTCAAATTCTTCCTCGGAGTATAAATCCCACTTGAACCACAGTGACAGCAACAGCTACGGCAACAGCAGCAACtacaacagcaacagcagcaactacaacagcaacagcagcccctccctggtACCCAACGGGGAAGCAGTTTACTCCCGAGAGGTGCTGATGCACAGGACGGTGGATGAACTTCCAGAGGGTGTGGATCCCACCAAAAAGGAG